Within Epilithonimonas zeae, the genomic segment GTTCCAACTCCTAAAAAAGAAATTCGGCATTACTTCAAAAACTGTTATGTCGAGGGAACAACTGATTTTATATTCGGTGCAGCAACAGCAGTTTTCAAAGATTGTACAATCTATGCAAAAGAAAGTGCAACTTATCTTACGGCAGCTTCAACACCGGAAAATAATAAATATGGTTTTGTTTTCATCGATTGTAAAATCGTAGGCGAGGCGAAACCAGAATCTGTTTATCTGGGAAGACCCTGGCGACCTTTTGCTAAAACAGTTTTTATCAATACAGACATTTCGAATGTCATAAAACCGGAAGGTTGGCACAATTGGAATAAGCCGGAAGCTGAAAAAACAACTTTCTATGCAGAATTCAATTCGAAAGGAGTTGGAGCTAATTCAGAAAAAAGAGTCGCTTGGTCTCATCAAATAACCAAGGAACAATTCAAAAAATACTCAATTAAAAATATTCTTTCAGGAAAAGACAACTGGAGTTTTAAAATGAAATAAAAGTTAGTATTAAAAAGTAAAAGTAATTAAAATGAAATTCAGTAAACTCAAAATATTAACCATCGCAGCTTTAGCAGCAGGATTATTCTTTTCCTGCGCACAACAGCCGAAGCAAAATAATCAACAAGTTTCGAAGGTTGTGAGACAGACCATTTCTACAAAACTGCCTTGGTCAGAAAGAATGATGCAATCCGAGATGAAGCGTTTTCCCGAAGCCTGGATGCTGGATTTTCACAAATCGCCAAAATGGAGCTATCCCAACGGATTGGTTTTAAAAGGTGCGGAACAACTATTTAAGAAAACAGGAAAAAGAGAATATTACGATTATATCAAAGCTTATGCAGACGAATTAGTCAATGCAGATGGCACAATCAAAACCTACGATATCAACAAGTACAATCTCGATATGCTGAATTCCGGCAATGTTTTGATCTATCTTTTTCTGGCAACTAAAGATGAAAAATATCTAAAAGGCGCTCAATTGTTGAGATCACAGTTAAACGATCATCCAAGAACTTCAGAAGGCGGATTCTGGCACAAGAAAATTTATCCGAACCAAATGTGGCTGGACGGTTTATATATGGCGGAACCTTTTTATGCGAGTTACACAAGGTTGTTTAATGATGGTGCGGAAGCTGAAAAAGCTTATAATGATATTATTAATCAGTTTGATGTAATTCAGAAACATATGGTTGATTCTAAAACAGGATTGTTGTATCACGGTTGGGATGAGAGCAAAGAACAACAATGGGCAGATAAACAAACCGGACTTTCTCCTAATTTCTGGGGAAGAGCGATGGGTTGGTACGGAATGGCGATCGTAGATGTTTTGGATTATCTGCCAGAAAATCATCCGGGA encodes:
- a CDS encoding glycoside hydrolase family 105 protein; protein product: MKFSKLKILTIAALAAGLFFSCAQQPKQNNQQVSKVVRQTISTKLPWSERMMQSEMKRFPEAWMLDFHKSPKWSYPNGLVLKGAEQLFKKTGKREYYDYIKAYADELVNADGTIKTYDINKYNLDMLNSGNVLIYLFLATKDEKYLKGAQLLRSQLNDHPRTSEGGFWHKKIYPNQMWLDGLYMAEPFYASYTRLFNDGAEAEKAYNDIINQFDVIQKHMVDSKTGLLYHGWDESKEQQWADKQTGLSPNFWGRAMGWYGMAIVDVLDYLPENHPGREKLIGYLKSYSEALLKVQDGKTGLWYQVLDKSNEKGNYLEASASSMFVYTFAKAARKKYLPTSYKTVAKKAYNGILKNLITVEPNGVVNLNKNCAVAGLGGTPYRSGTYDYYVNEEIRSNDPKGTGPFILASLELEK